AGACAAGGTGCAGGGATGATACAATCACTGTGTAGAGAACAGAAGTTTTGCTGTGCTATTTGAAAAGGGCATATTGTACAGAAGACAAATGGGCAAAGCTAGTGGATTATGTTATTctcagaaatgaaaaaacatgttttctactCTGTTGTGCTGCTTCAATCTTTCATTGGCCATTAATCCTCACATGAGCCACAACTTGATGCATATGTTGGACCTCTGTTTCACAGGTGAAGATGATGGAGCTTCAAACGGAGAGGAGGTTCCACAacttgagccctgagcaaatcCAAGCCCTGGACAAGGTTTTGACTGAGGTAATCCCCATCCATGGGAGAGGAAATTTTCCCACGCTGCAGGTGAGAGCGAAAGACATCATACGTGTGGTGAAGGATCGGCTGGTCGAAAGAGACATCCAAGTGAAAGATATACGGCTTAATGGCGCGACTGCCAGCCATGTCCTGGTGAGGGATAATGGCCTGGGCTATAAAGACTTAGACATTATTTTCGGAGTGGAGCTGCCGAGGCAGGAGGACCTCCAGGTGATAAAGGAGGTGGTGCTGGGCAGCCTACGAGACCTCCTCCCCTGTGGAGTTAACAGACGTAAAATCACCTGCCTGACAATGAAGGAAGCCTATGTGCAAAAGATGGTGAAAGTTTTCAATGAGCACGACAGATGGAGCCTTATCTCACTTTCTAACAACAGAGCTAAAACAGTCGGACTCAGATTTGTCAGCTCCCTTCGAAGACAGTTCGAGTTCAGCGTGGACTCCTTCCAGATAATACTAGACCGTATGCTGGAGTCTTACTGGgagactgaaagaaaacaaggagGAAAGTTGGCATTGAATGCAGGGAATTTGTCTAAAGGAGACAATGAGGAtgacaagaaagagaaagagaaaagcatTCCTCTGAATGCTGAATCGGTAATCGAAAAATACCCAAGCGGAGAAAGTCCATGCCAGGGTGACACAGTTTCTGTGCTTGAGAAAGAGCTTCCACATGTGGAGACTGAGCATGTGGATGAAAAGCACGAGGCACAGGAGTTGTTAGGACCAGAGAGCATTATCTTACAGCCGGAGGAAGTGGATGACATAGAGGACGTTCATTCAGAGGAGGAGATTGTGTTTGAGCTATGTGAAGAAAACGCAGGAGAGAAAGGACAGTTTCACAGTGTTTATCCTTTAGTTTCTTCCCCTAAAACTTTATTAACCGATGTCAGGGATCCACAGACGACTCATGCATGTTTAAAGCCACAAAGTGACGAAGAGCTTTCTGCGTCACAAGCCTCCCAACCAGCAGAAAAGTTGGTTCCACAGGTGAAAGTCCATTGTGCAGAAATTCCTCAGTTCAAAGTAGACTCTGTAATCTGCAGGACTGGGAATACCTCGAACCTACAAGATCCACATCTTGAGTGttcttttcctcctccagctAAGAAAACTTGCAGCACATCACAAGACATTGTACCGGACTATTGCCCTTCACCAAAATTACAAAGGAAAATGTCGAGGAAGATGCTCAATAAGCCCGAGAAATGGTCTTTACTGACTGATTTGTCAGATCTGACTCAACAGCTGTTTCCACCCATAGAAATACCCAAAGCCCTTCAGCCAAAGCCTCCTTTAGTGGATGGTGCTCAAGCTCTTGGCTCAAATGTTCCAAGCTCGAGGCCAGAGACCTTAGAAACCCTTTCAGCTCCCACATGCAGTCCAGCTAATACACTTCAAGATGCTTCGACTGAAACTGCAGAACAAACTGTGAGGCCAAAACACTCGAAGAAGCCTCCTGATTCAGAGACTAAAAGCCAAACACTAGCTGTCAGTGCTCAGCCTCATATCAGTGACCAAGCACCTGAGCTGGTGGATGCTATCCCAAACAGGTGCGGGGCAAGCTCATGGGCCGGGGCCGTAGGTGGTCCCACCATCACTGTCGAAGCAGAGTGCATGTATGGAGACTTCGATCAGGCGATGGACCACCTCCGCAACCGCCTTATCGCCACCCACAACCCAGAGGAGATCCGAGGAGGTGGACTGCTAAAATACAGCGACCTTCTCGTGAGGAACTTCAGACCAGCCAGCGAGACAGAGATCAAGTCCTTGGAGCGATACATGTGCTCCCGCTTCTTCATCGACTTCCCTGACGTGAGCGAGCAGCAGCGGAAGATCGAGGCCTACCTGCAGTGCCATTTCATTGGCAACGAGGAGACAAGCAAGTACGACTACCTGATGACCCTGCGGCGGGTGATAGATGAGAGCACAGTGTGTTTGATGGGACATGAACGGAGACAAACACTAAATATGATCACTGTCCTTGCTCTGAGGGTGCTGGGCGAGCAGAACGCCATCCCCAACACGGCCAATGTCACCTGTTTCTATCAGCCCGCTCCGTACATGACAGAGCCAATTTACAACAGCTACTTCATCACCCAGGCCCAGCCCCCACTCGTCTACCACCCTTACCCGCTACACGTCCACATGCAGACTGGCCTGGTGTAGCTACAGTGACCCGCCCACAGAGAGGCATGTAGGCTGCTTTCAGCATGGCACTCTGCCAGCAGAGGCAAAAATGGAAGTTTTAACGACAACAGGCAACCACGGGCGCAGTGTTGTTTGATGCTTTGAAACCCCTCCTGCTTTTGACATGAAAGGTCAGAACTGAAAGGTGGCATGGACGCAATGAATGTCACCCTTTCAAGACGAAAACTTTTGGAGAGGACGGAAACTCTTAAGAGCCCACTTTTCAGAGAGCTGGTCGGGAGGATACATATAAATGGCGGGACTTTGTTTAAGGCTGGTCCAGCTCAGCTTTGGCGGGGCTCTATACTGGTCACTATCCCCTGTTGAGGAGAATGTTGTAAGTGACAACTCTCTTTGGCTTGAAGATACACTTCAACGTATAAAACATAATCTATGAAACAACTGTTGGCAGCAAAAATCTTGTTTGGTTAAAgtttgaaatatgaaaaatccGTAACGTTTCTGAGGGGTTAAAACCCCATATAGCTGTTTTGTGAATCATCAGTCTCTGTGGAGTAAATTTCAGCATGTGACTGTACTTCACTGTATAGAAATAGAACACCATTTACTGAGGGCATACATTAGACAAAATTTACTGTGGTATTTCCATGATAGTGTAAGTTCTATATTTGTGAATGTAAACACCTAATTTAGGTAGAAACAAAAGATCCAAGATTTGTTTTTTAGGGACCATATAAAAATTATTGGGG
This genomic window from Plectropomus leopardus isolate mb chromosome 13, YSFRI_Pleo_2.0, whole genome shotgun sequence contains:
- the LOC121952356 gene encoding terminal nucleotidyltransferase 5C-like, with the translated sequence MMELQTERRFHNLSPEQIQALDKVLTEVIPIHGRGNFPTLQVRAKDIIRVVKDRLVERDIQVKDIRLNGATASHVLVRDNGLGYKDLDIIFGVELPRQEDLQVIKEVVLGSLRDLLPCGVNRRKITCLTMKEAYVQKMVKVFNEHDRWSLISLSNNRAKTVGLRFVSSLRRQFEFSVDSFQIILDRMLESYWETGNPFSSHMHSWAGAVGGPTITVEAECMYGDFDQAMDHLRNRLIATHNPEEIRGGGLLKYSDLLVRNFRPASETEIKSLERYMCSRFFIDFPDVSEQQRKIEAYLQCHFIGNEETSKYDYLMTLRRVIDESTVCLMGHERRQTLNMITVLALRVLGEQNAIPNTANVTCFYQPAPYMTEPIYNSYFITQAQPPLVYHPYPLHVHMQTGLV